In the genome of Blastopirellula retiformator, the window AACTACTCGACGATGGGCGACTTTGGATTCATTGGTCGGACGATGTGCAACTGGTCTATCCAGTCCGCATGCTGCGCGAGCGCAGTCCCGATGCGCTGACCATGGAAAAAGCTCGGCTAGAAGCGGCCAAGCCATCGACCGACCTGCCGATCCTCCGCCCTGAAGAAATCGCCCCGCTGAAGATTACCGGGATGAACCCCATCGGCCGCTACGCCTATCAAATCCAATTCAGCGACGGGCACTACTCCGGCATTTACACCTACGAGTATCTCTACTCACTCGGCACGCCCGCCGACTAGAAACGCCTAGCTGCCTGTTGAAAAATGCCCTCGTGGCATTTTCCAACCTCGCCAGGCTCAGAGCATAGCTCTTCGCGGCTCGCAAAATAACGACATACGTCGCTATTTTGGGATCGCATCCCTGCGATCCAGCAGCCCGTTGAGAAAATCAACGGACTGCTAGCAATATGGCGCCATGTTCTTGCGGCGTCTTCGCTGGATGAGCATGTCTTCGTGCTGGTCTGATCCTCACTAAAACATCATCAGCTCACGCCATTCCAGCGCCGCCAAATCAGGCCGTCGCATCAGTTGCAGAAAGACCAGCACGCTGATCGAGAACGCGATCGTCAGCAGGATGCCGCCGTAGGGACTGGGCGTCGTCGTCTCGCGCCGCAGTGCGCCGCCTAGGGCCAGCTCCAATCGTCGCCATGACAAGAAGTCTTGCCGACTGCCGACCGAGTTGATCTGCACGTTCCGCATCGCCGACGATTCTTCCAGCACCAAGTGAATGCCGAGGGTTGGAAATAGGATCGCATCGCCCGACCAGCGGGCTTCCGCATCCAATTCATTCGCCACGCGGCGGAGCACCGGTTTCAGCTGATCGATCGACGAGTTGAAGACGACCAACCGCGGCTTTTCCATCAGCACCCAGAAGGTAACCGCCAGAAAGTAGAGCGACAGCATCAGCAACCAGATGTAAGGCCCAAACAGGGCGGCTGCATTGTCAGGCAGGAAGAGTTTCATCGGCCCGGCGATCATCAAACCAACCACCGCCACGCCCAAGGCGTACGAATCTCGCCCCCCGGTGGTCAAAAAAGGACGCCGCGATAGGTTGATCGCCCCCAACAAAAACATGTAGGCGGCCAGCGGGCACAACGCGATGCATAAGTGAAGTGGATTCATTCCGCACTTTTCAGCCGAGGTTTCGGCGGAAGCCAACTCGGCCGCCGGGGGAAGCAAGCAAAAACTCGATTCTAAGCCCGATCGTCCGATTTGGCCACGACTTAGGCCGCGGAAGCAGTCCGATTATTCCGGCCATAGCGGTTACCGCCAGCGGTCGAACCTCTTTTCGGAACGGTAGTTGCGTCCGAAGCCCTTCCAATTTAAAATGCGAAATTCTCAAATAGGGCGGAGCTTGCTCTTCCTACCCAAGAGAAGACCGCGAACCGCCCCTGGGCGAAAGCGGTCTAAGAGATGCCTTAGCCGGAGTGGCGGAATTGGCAGACGCGCTGGATTCAAAATCCAGTTCTCGCAAGGGAGTGTGGGTTCGATTCCCACCTCCGGCACTAAGAATGAAAAAGGCCCGATGCATTTCGCATCGGGCCTTTTCTTGTTTGTCGATCTCGGCCAGTTACTCGCCGGCGGTTTGGAAGAACGCGGTCATTTGCTTCACCGAGCGGTAGCCGGTGTAGCGGGCCGTTTCTTCGCCTGACGGATCAAGCAGGATACCGGTCGGATAGCCTGTGACTTTCAGCTTGTCGGCTAGGTCCCGGTGTTTGTCGCCGTCGACTTTAACGCAGACGACTCCCTCGGCCTCGACCGCGTTGACCACGTCTTGGGCGGTAAAGACGTAGGCGTCCATCTGCTTGCAGGGTAAGCACCAAGTGGTCTCAAACTTTACGAAACAAGGCTTGCCGGCATCAGCGGCCTTTTTGATGGCGACTTCGCAGTCGGTTTCAAACGGCACCGGCTCTTTGGCTTGTTTGGCCATGCGATCGACGCGCATGAAGTCGCGATTCTCGATATCTTCTTGGCGAGTGATGCCGGGGTCGTGCGGCAGGATCTCGCCGGAGGAGCCATCGGTGCCGTTCATCCAAATGTGCCAGGCTTTTTCTCCACCCCAAGTGAACTCGCTCATCCGTCGCCAGATTGGCGGTTCGGCTTTCGCATCGTCCGAAACCAGGCAAATCGCCCACGAATCGTACTTGGCGATGATGCCGTCGTTGTTGGCGTCAGCGACCACCACCTGGTACTTCTGGTCATCAATCTTGATCTCGCCTTGCAGAAAGCCGGTGCGGGTAAAGCGGATCGCATCGGGGGTTTCCGCTTCGTCAGCGACAACGACCCAGAGCGAAACAGGATAGTCGACGAGCCCGTCCTCGCCCGCCGTATGACGAACGGGCAGCGTGACCTCGGTAAACGATGACCAGATCTTGCCGCGGAGGATGTTGGGCGTCGTGGTTGCTGGAGCCTTGTCGTTGAGCTTGCCGTCTTGATTGAGGTCGACTAGCAGCGTGTCATACGGCTTGCCCGCTTCACTGCGAGAAATGCAGATCAAGAGGCCCTCGCCACGCATTTCTTGCGGCCCGAGCTCAATGCGGCCGACCAGGTGATCGACGCCAGGCAGGCCTTCCTGATCGCCAGGGGTAAGCGCAACGGCGGCTCCTTTCGGAGTAAATCGAGGCGCTAGTGCTGACTTTGGCACGCCGGCAGAGAGCTGTAGAGGAAATTGTTCACGCCCGGCGATGGCAGCATCTTTCTGGTCGCTGGCAGGGGGCGTTTCCGCCTGGGCAAAGCAAAGTCCAGTAGAAGTGAGAGCGACGGCAAGCAGCGCGCGCGCAGAGGATGGGACGATCGGCATGTTTGGCCTTTCAAAACCTACACTTGAAATTGGGAAAGCGAAGGCAAAGTGCAAACCCAAACCGTCGTCCCTGGGCGCCATCGACCAATCACGGAAACCGCAACCTGCCGAAATCGCGCAGCAGTTTAGGCCGCACTTCACAAGAGACCTTAACGTGGCAATCGCTGTGCCAAGCGGATCGGCTTTGGATGAAGTCGTCAGTTTTCCGCAAGGAAAGACCAATCTTCATTCCATGACTCGCAGATAGCGGTCTAGGGCGCCCATTGGCTGTGCAGAAGGTCATGCGTGAGTGATGAAAAAAGACGCAAGTATCCATGCAGGAAATAGGGCGAGAGTTTGTTTGGTGATTTTTGTTTAGTTTTCGATCTGCTTGGGGCATCTCTAACGCCACTTATTGGCGAGCCACGTATCGAGCTTTTCTTTTGCTCTCGCATCGGTTGGGACGATTTAAAAAGACTGTGATGATAGGGGCTTAGGGTGAGTTGGCGAGACCTCGGGGCCCACTCAAAGGGCAGGGCTGGCATGGTGTAATTCGATCTTGTCGGTCGACAGGCTATAATTCAGACATGAATCCAGCGACTGAAATCTATGACGATTCCATTCTTGCGAACCTTGATGGTGTGATCTCTCGATCAGCCGCCGAGGATATTCTTGCTCTAGGATTTTCTGCAGAGCAGAAAGAGCGGATGAGCCTGCTGGCCGCAAAGGCACGCTCGGGAGAATTGACGCAGCAAGAACGCGACGAAGCTGAGAGCTATGAACGAATCAGCAGCTTACTCGGAATCCTCCAGTCGCGAGCTCGGATTGCGATGACGCGGACTAGTTCATGACGATATCCGTTGCGCTGCGTCGCGCCATCTGGCAACGAGCGGAGAATCGTTGCGAGTATTGCCAGATGCCGCAAGACTTCGATCCCGTGACGTTCGAGATTGACCACGTCATTCCGGAGAAAATGAATGGCGCGACGGAACTGCAGAACCTTTGTTTAGCGTGCTTCAAATGCAACAATCACAAAGGCCCTAATATTGCTGCGATCGATCCTAAGACAAGTGAAAAGGCGTTTCTGTTTGACCCCCGCAGTCATAACTGGTTTGAACACTTTCGGTGGGATGGGCCGATTCTAAGAAGCGAAACTCCTGAGGGCCGGGCTACTATTGAGCTTCTTCAGGTCAACGTCGGACATCGCGTCGCTCATCGGCGGCAACTCATCGTCGAAGGGGTTTTCCCGCCAGGGAATCGTGCCTAGCTAGTTTTGTTTCGCGCTTCTAGCTTTGCGTCTTTTCTAAATACCACCCAATGGAGTACACCATGAAAACTCGCCCCCTAGGAAAATCTGGCATCGAAGCTTCCGTCGTCGCGTTTGGCGCTTGGGCGATTGGGGGTTGGACTTGGGGTGGGGCGGACGAGAAAGAGTCGATCGCCGCGATTCATGCGTTTCTCGATGCTGGCGGCAACTTGATTGATACGGCGCCCGTCTACGGATTTGGGGCGAGTGAGGAAGTGGTCGGCAAGGCGATCGCCGATCGACGCGATAAAGTGGTGTTGGCGACCAAGTGCTCGATGCGGTGGGATCTGAGCGACGAGCAGCGCAAACGGGCCAAGAAGCGATTTTCGACGACGCGGGAGAACGTCG includes:
- a CDS encoding gamma-butyrobetaine hydroxylase-like domain-containing protein, producing the protein MSAFPQELKLLDDGRLWIHWSDDVQLVYPVRMLRERSPDALTMEKARLEAAKPSTDLPILRPEEIAPLKITGMNPIGRYAYQIQFSDGHYSGIYTYEYLYSLGTPAD
- a CDS encoding thioredoxin family protein produces the protein MPKSALAPRFTPKGAAVALTPGDQEGLPGVDHLVGRIELGPQEMRGEGLLICISRSEAGKPYDTLLVDLNQDGKLNDKAPATTTPNILRGKIWSSFTEVTLPVRHTAGEDGLVDYPVSLWVVVADEAETPDAIRFTRTGFLQGEIKIDDQKYQVVVADANNDGIIAKYDSWAICLVSDDAKAEPPIWRRMSEFTWGGEKAWHIWMNGTDGSSGEILPHDPGITRQEDIENRDFMRVDRMAKQAKEPVPFETDCEVAIKKAADAGKPCFVKFETTWCLPCKQMDAYVFTAQDVVNAVEAEGVVCVKVDGDKHRDLADKLKVTGYPTGILLDPSGEETARYTGYRSVKQMTAFFQTAGE
- a CDS encoding HNH endonuclease, with translation MTISVALRRAIWQRAENRCEYCQMPQDFDPVTFEIDHVIPEKMNGATELQNLCLACFKCNNHKGPNIAAIDPKTSEKAFLFDPRSHNWFEHFRWDGPILRSETPEGRATIELLQVNVGHRVAHRRQLIVEGVFPPGNRA